GTGCAGCAAACGCAGGAAGCCAATAATGTGGTCAAATGCCTGATCGAATCTTCGGGCAAGATCGACGAGATCGTCAGCCTGATTAACGAGATCGCGGACAAGACCAATCTTTTGGCGCTGAACGCCACGATCGAGGCGGCGCGCGCGGGCGAGGCGGGCAAGGGCTTCGCGGTGGTAGCATCGGAGGTCAAAAGCCTTGCGAACCAGACCGCCAAGGCGACCGAGGAGATAACCGGGCAGGTGAAGGGCATTCAATCGAATTCCGCGCTGACCGCCAATACGTTGACGGACGTTACGAACGTGGTCGAGAAGATTAACGAAATCGCATCGACCATCGCGGCGGCGGTTGAAGAACAATCGGCCGCGACACGGGAAATCGCCATCAATGTGCAGGCTTCGGAAAGCAACGGCCATGCGGGTGCCAAGAATTCGGCCAGCCTGACCGAAGCCGCCAAGGAAACCGGGCGCATGGCCCAGCAGGTGAACGATGCTTCGGGCGAACTGGAAAAGCAAAGCGTCGTGCTTTCGGATCAGGTCAGAACCTTCCTCGAGAACGTGCGCGCAATGTAGGCGTGCTAGCGGCCTATGGTTTTGAAGCGTTCGGTCGCCTCGATCAGCGCGGCACGGATGCCGGGTTCGAGCGAGGAATGGCCGGCATCGGGGATCACCCTGTAATCCGCTTCAGGCCAGCGTTCATGCAATGCATCGGCAGTGACGATGGGGCAAATCACGTCATAGCGGCCTTGCACGATCACGCCGGGGATCTTGCGGATTTTGTCGATATCGTCGAGCAATCGGGCTTCGGGCACGAATAGATTGTTGCGGAAGTAATGCAATTCGATCAGTGCCATGCCAATGCGGTAATCGTTGTCGTTGTGGATGATGAGATTGTCGGCGGAGGGCAGCAGGGAAGAACATTCAATCTCGTAATCGCTCCATGCCTTGATCGCATGCAGGCGGGATGCCTCGTCGCCACCCCGGAATATTTTGTCATAGGCGGCCAGCAGATCGTCGCGTTCTTCTTCAGGCACGGCGGCGGCGAACTTACGCCAGGCTTCCGGGAATATGGTGCGCATGCCATAGATGAACCAATCGACCTCCTGTTGCCGCATCAGGCATATGCCGCGCAGCATGAGGCCAAGCACGCGTTCAGGGTGCGTTTGCGCATAGGCCAGCGCCAGCGTGCTGCCCCATGAACCGCCGAAGACATGCCAGCGGTCGATCCCGCGCATAGCGCGCAGCTTTTCTATATCCTGCACGAGCAAAGCGGTGGTGTTGGCGCGCGTCTCGCCAAGCGGCCGCGAACGACCGGCGCCGCGCTGATCGAAGATAAAGATGCGCCAATCGTGCGGATCAAAGAAACGCCGGTGTGCCGGCGTGGAGCCGGTGCCCGGCCCGCCATGCAGGAAAACCACGGGCATGCCCTTTGGGTTGCCGGACTCTTCCCAGTATATCGTATGCAGATCATCTACCTTCACCGTGCCGCTGGCGTAGGGCTCGATGGGGGGAAAAAGATCGTGCGCTGTCATGGCTGCTTATTTTTCGGGCAAGGCCGCCAGTTGCGTGACGGCGAGGCTGATGCCCTGAAAATCCATAGCCGGCAGGGCGTTCAGCTCGGCCAGAAGCTGATCGACTGCTTCCAGCCGGCTCCCTAGTCCGCCGAGCCAACGGTTAAGGTGAAGTGCGGCATTCCGGCCCGGCTTTTCGCTGGCCAGGCATGCGGTGGTGATGGCGTGCTGGGTTGTATAAAGTTCGATGACAAGGGTGTTGACCGCTTCGCGATGCAGGTGCGTATCCTGCGACAGCATCGATGCGCGGTCGCGCAGCCATGTAAAGCCAAACTTCTGGTCAATGCGATAATAAACTTCGGCGACAATCGCAATCGGCAGCTTCAGGCGGTCCGAAAGCTCGACGATATCGGGCGCGACCGTAAGAAGGGGCATATAGGCAATATGCCTCGCAAGTTCCTTTGGCACATTCTGTTCAACCAGCCGTGCCATAAATACGTTGTGAACTTCATACACAAGTTCGCGCGGCATCATGGTTGTAATCCATTTCTTCAGTTCGCGCGCGCCCTTGCGGTAATGCGGGATCAGTTTGTGCAGAGCCATCTTTCCGGGGTAACGGCGCAGGAACCATGGCATGCAATAGCTAATGACCTTATGAACGTGGATCATCATGTTGGCCTGCGCTTCTGCCGGCACCTTGTTGTCGAGAGCTTCGATCTTTTCCCATATTTCGCGTAATTCGAATGTATCGCGAGTCAGCAAATAGGCCATGGATATATCCGCCGGCTCGCGGCCCGTCTTGTTCATGACCTTAAAGACCGTGTGCATGCCGGCGCGGTTAATAAAACTGTTGGTGGCCACGGTAGCGATAATTTCACGTCGCAACTGATGGTGCATGATGGCGTCGCGGTAACGTTTTTGCATCGGTACCGGGAAATAGGTTACGAGATCGCTTTCAAGGAAAGGATCTTCGGGAAGGGCCGAAGGCAGAAGCTGGCGATAAAGCCATATCTTGGCGTATGACAGCAGCACGGCAAGTTCGGGCCGCGTGAAGCCCTTGTGCGCCTGCATTCTGGCGGATATTTCTTCGTCATCCGGCAATTGTTCGACCGTGCGGTCAAGCATGCCGGTTTTTTCCATGTAGCGCATCATGTGCGCAAGCTGCCCCGTCATTTCCACGCCGCGGCTTTGTGCCAGCGTGATCGCCTGCGTTTGCAGATAGTTATCGCGCAGCACGAGCCGGGCCACTTCGTCCGTCATGGATTTGAGGAAGTTGTTGCGTTGCTTGAAAGAAAGCTTGCCCATACTTACGGGCTTGCTGAGCGCGATCTTGATATTAACTTCGTGATCCGATGTATCAACGCCGGCCGAATTATCGATTGCATCGGTGTTGATCCGCCCTTCATTCAAGCCGAATTCGATGCGGCCATATTGCGTGATCGCGAGGTTGGCGCCTTCGGCGATAACCTTTGCGCGCACATCGCGTCCATCGATACGGATCGCTTCGTTCACGCGGTCGCCCACATGGTCGTTGGATTCATGGCTGGCTTTGATATATGTGCCGATTCCGCCGAAATACAGTAGATCGACCCGCATCTTCAAAATCGCCTGCATCAGCTCACCCGGTGTGACGACATCCTGCTGGATGTCGAAAGCGGCTTTGATTTCAGGTGTGACCTTGATGTTCTTTTCGCTGCGGGCGAACACCCCGCCGCCTTTCGAGATCAGCTTGGCGTTGTAATCCGCCCAGCTGCTACCCGGCTTGTTGAACAGACGCTTGCGCTCTTCGAAGCTGGTTTCATGGTCCGGGTTCGGGTCGCAGAATATATGGCGATGGTCGAAGGCACCGACAAGGCGCGTAAATTTGGAAAGCAGCATGCCGTTGCCGAAAACGTCGCCCGACATATCGCCCACGCCCGCGCAGGTAAAGGGCTGTTTTTGGATATCGGTGCCGATTTCGCGGAAGTGCCGCTTGACGGCTTCCCATGCGCCTCGCGCGGTGATGCCCATTTTCTTGTGATCGTAACCGACCGACCCGCCCGAGGCGAAGGCATCGTCAAGCCAGAAACCGTATTCTGCCGCCACGCCGTTGGCGATATCGGAGAAAGTTGCCGTGCCCTTGTCGGCCGCGACCACGAGGTAGGGATCATCTCCGTCATGGCAGACAACGTTCCTGGGAGGAACGATTTTACCCTTCACCTGGTTATCGGTGATGTCCAGCATGCTGCGAATGAACATTTTATAGCATTCGATTCCGTGTTCACGGGCTTTCTCGGCCCGCGGATGACGTACGACGAAGCTGCCCTTGGCGCCAAGCGGGACGATGACGCTGTTCTTCACCACTTGCGCCTTCATCAGGCCCAGTGTTTCGTTGCGGAAATCTTCGCGTTCCGACCAGCGCAGGCCGCCGCGCGCAACCTTGCCGCGCCGCAGATGGATGGCTTCGACTTCGCGCCCGTGAACGAAAATTTCGATCAGCGGACGCGGAAGCGGCATGTTGTCGATCATCATACTATCGAACTTGATCGCGAGGCATGGCTTGGGGTTGCCCGCATCGTCTGTCTGGAAATAGTTTGTGCGCAACGAGGCGCGCACGAGATTGAACATGCGCCGGATGATGCGGTCTTCGTCAAGAATGGGAATGCCGCCGAGCAGTGCGTTCGCCTCCGTCTCGATCCTTTCCATGATCTTGGCCGCATTCTTTTGCTGTCCGGGGTTGTGGCGGGCTTCGAACATATCGACGATCAACCTTGCGCACAGAGTGTGCTTGCGCAGCGTTCTGCTGATGGCCGGAAGGCTGTGCGGGGTTCTGATCTGCTGCAGGTAGTGGGCGAGCGTGCGTATCAGCGTTACCTGCAGCCAGTTGAAACCGGCCAGCAGGACAAGGCGGTTAAACCCATCGTCATCCGCCTGGTTCTTCCATACCTTGGTGAACGCCTCTTCGAACAGGTTTTTGGTAACCTGCAGATCTATCGGGCGGTCGTTCTCGGCCGTGGCCGCGAAATCATGTACCCATACAGGGTTGTCGTGATGCGCAGGCGTGATCACATAAGGCCCGCCTTCGTTCTTCACCAGCAGACCCATATTTTCAATGATCGGCACGGCATCCGAAAGCGCGATAGGGCCCTTGGAGCTGAAAAGCTTCAGGAACAGCACATTTTCCGGCGCGCCCGCGCGGCGAGACAGGCTGGCGCTGAAGGTGCGCTCCTGATCCAGATGTTCAAGCTCGGCAATATCGTGCAGCGCAATTTCCGGCGGCGTAGCGTCGCAATAATCGCGCGGGAAGGCCTTGCCGTAGCGTTGATGCAGCGCGATGCCGCGCGATTCGCCAAAAATGTTGATAAGCGCATCGCGCAGACGGTCCGTCCATGCGTGGCAAATTCTTTGCAGTTCGGCTTCAATTTCCTCGCCGGTGGTTTGCCCGACAGAGCCCGGCATGGTGGAAATGATGACAAAGACGCGCGCCAGTTTGCTGTCATCGAGCCGGGTATTATAGGTATAGACCTTGCCGTTGTAGGCTTTTTCCAGCGTGGCCGTGATTTTCTCCCTGAGCGTGGTGTCGTAACGGTCGCGCGGCACATAGACAAGGCATGTCACAAAACGTTCAAACGGATCGTGGCGCGCGAACAGGGCTGCGCGCTGCCGTTCCTGCAGATGAAGGATGCCCAGTGCGTTCCGTTCCAGTTCCTTTTCGCTGATCTGGAACAGTTCGTCGCGGGGGTAGGTGTTTAGCGTGTGGATCAGCGCCTTGCCATCGTGGCTGTTCATGGCGAAGCCGCTGTTTTGCATGACGTTCGCGATTTTCCTGCGGAGCACCGGTATTTCGCGCGGCGTACGCGTGAGCGAGGTTGAGGTAAAGAGGCCGACAAACAGCCGTTCACCAACGATTTTTCCGTCCTTGTTGTAGCGGGGCACGAAAATAGCGTCCATGGGGACTGTGCGGTGTACGGTGGAACGCCGGTTGGTCTTCAGGACCAGAAGCAGGCGCTGTTTGCGCATGAACTGGTGCACGCCGGGTGAAAGTTTCGCGCCCGCGGCAAGCCTGTCAAATGCAAGCACTTTGTCATTGCGCAAAACGCCAAGGCCGCTGCCGGATATAATATCGTAGCGCGGGTGTTCGCCGCGGCGAACCTTGATTTCACGGTAACCAAGGAAGGTGTAATTGTTTTCCGTCAGCCAATGCAGGAAGGCGCGGGTTTCATGTATGTCGTCGGACGGGTAGTCGCTTTCGGGAACGGCAGACAGTTCAACAATTGCATCCGATATTTTGCCAAGCATCTTTTGCCAGCCCTGCACCACGGCGCGCACATCTGACAGCACGTTTTCAATATCCTTGGCCAACTGCGCGGCCAGCTTCTTGTCACATTTGTCAAAGCGGATATGCATGCAGGATTCGATCCGCGCAGAGGGGTCGAGTTCCTCCGTATTCAATATACGGTCAAGCTTGCCTTCGCCGTCTCTGATAATCTGCAACAACGGGTGGACAACCATATGCACGGTAAGGCCATGGCGATTCAGCTCGCCTGTAATCGAATCCACGAGGAAGGGCATGTCGTCATTACTGACTTCAAGCACCATGTGGCGGCTGGTCCAGCCATGTTGCTTTTCATTCGGCGCGTATATCCGCAGTTTGGGTTTGTTTGGCTTGCGGGTCTGAATAAACTGATGGAGGCTGCCCGCGATCGTGGCGCGCGTTTCCGGTGAAAGGCTGGCGATATCTTCGGGCGCGGCTTTGGCAAACAAAAGCTTCGCAAAATTCGCATCCTGCTTTGCCGGCTGATTGGGTTGTTTGTTTTTTGCCGCTTTGGCTCGTGCAGGCTGCTTGGTGGCGCGTGCCATTTATATAGCTCCGGTATGCCGTTTCTGTTGTTTTTGCAGCCTCTCGTGGCGGGAGGGATTTCTGCAAACAGTGAACGCACTATAGGTTCGCCGATACAACTGTCTAGAACCTAGCTTCGCAGCCGCGAAAGGAAAAGAGAAAAACGACTGTTTTTGTAATATTATTATAATAAACTAATTTTATTATAATAATATTGCTGTATAGGCGGTTTTGTGAAGACGGCTTCTGCGACTATCCCAATGTGCACGGAGTTTCTGATCGCAACACAAGACGGGGCAGCCGTATTTTACGGGCACCGATTCACTTCGCGACTTGTGGGGGGTCTATATTGGAGCGGGCGAAGGGATTCGAACCCTCGGCCCCAACCTTGGCAAGGTTGTGCTCTACCCCTGAGCTACGCCCGCATCCGATAAGGCCGGTAAACTGCCCATATGCGGCCTGTTCGTCAAGTATTTTCCGTGACGGAATCCCTTGTATTGGGCCGGGTAAAGCCTATATAACTCAATGAGATGCAGGCCCCACCGGGGCCGTAGTAGTCTAGGGATGGTACAGAGGCGGCGCTGCCGGAAGGGCGTGCCCGAAGGAAATGCATGGCTTTGTTGAACCTGAACCCGCAGGGCGCGCCCGCGCCCGGCCCCGCGACTGACGGCGAGGCGCTTATCAAGGATAGCGGCCTCGCGACCTTTGCGGCTGACGTTCTTGAAACATCTATGAAGGTGCCCGTGATCGTCGATTTCTGGGCGCCGTGGTGCGGCCCGTGCAAACAGCTCGGCCCCTTGCTGGAAAAGACCGTGCGCGCGCTGAAGGGCGCGGTGCGGATGGTCAAGGTCGATATCGACCAGAACCCGGAAATCGCCCAGCAGATGCAAATCCAGTCCGTGCCCGCAGTGTTCGCATTCTATCAGGGCCGCCCGGTGGACGGTTTCATGGGCGCGCTGCCGGAAAGCCAGATCAAGCAGTGGTTCGAAAGGCTGTTGCAAGCGACGGGCGCGGCGGCCGGCGACGGCAACCCGCTGGCCGCGATTGAAGAAGCCATGAAACAGGCTGCCGAATTCCTGACGGAAGGCGACCCGGCTACGGCGCAGGCGATTTATGCCGATGTCCTGGAGCGCGACCCGGCGCACGCCGCCGCCTATGCGGGCGTGGTGCGTTGTTATCTGGCCGCGGGCGATGCCGCCAAGGCGAAACAGATGCTTGCCGCCGCGCCCGAAGCAATGGCGAAGGACAAGGCTTTCGATTCCGTTCGCGCCGCGCTGGAAGTTGCGGAGCTGGCGGCCGGGGCCGGGCCGCTCGGCGAATTGCAGGAAAAAGTGAAGGCTGATCCGAAAAACCATCAGGACCGCTTCGATCTCGCGGCCGCTTTGCTGGCAGCAGGCCAGCGCGAAGCGGCGGTCGATAGCCTGCTCGAGCTTATCAGGCTTGATCGCAAATGGAACGACGAAGCCGCGCGCAAACAGCTTGTGAAGCTGTTCGATGCTTTCGGCCCCACCGACCCGCTGACGGTTTCAGCGCGCCGCCGCCTTTCATCGATACTTTTCTCATGACCGGAACAGCTGAAATCGAAACCGAGAACGAAGAACAGGCTGCGGCGCCCGCCACGGCGCTGCCCGATATTGTGCCGATCTTCCCGCTACCCGGCGCCGTGCTTTTGCCGCGCGGACGCTTGCCGTTGAACATATTCGAGCCGCGCTATCTGGCGATGATCGAAGATGCGATGGGGCAGGGGCGTATGATCGGCATGATCCAGCCCACGGGCAGCGAAGCAACGCAGGCGGTGCCTTCTGTCTATCAAATCGGCTGCGCCGGGCGGATTATATCCTTTTCGGAAACGGAAGACGGGCGGTTCCTTATTTCGCTGCTCGGCGTTTGCCGTTTTGCTGTGAACGAAGAAATGGCGCTGCATCGCGGCTACCGCCGCATCAGGCCCGACTGGACCCCCTATCAAGACGACCTTCTGGGCGAAGAGCAGGACGGGATCGACCGCGCGCGTCTGTTCACGGCGCTGCGCGAATATTTCAAGATACAGGGCGTGGTGCCGAACTGGGAGGCGATCCAGCAAACCAGCGACGAGAACCTTATCATCTCCCTCACCATGATTTGCCCGTTCGAGCCGAGCGAGAAGCAGGCCTTGCTTGAGGTTCGCACGCTGGGCGAGCGCGCCAAGCTGCTTTTGACGTTGCTGGAAATGGCTTCGCTCAACAAACGCGATATCGAAAGCGCCCGCCACTGACGACAGGCGCAGGAGGCATTGATGACCGAGAACACATCCCCCCGTACGGTCGATCCCAAGCTGCTTGAAGTTCTTGTGTGCCCGCTGACCAAAGCGACGCTGCGCTACGATGCCGCGCGGCAGGAACTTATCAGCGAAAAGGCCGGTCTTGCCTTCCCGATCCGCGACGGCGTTCCGATCATGCTGATCGACGAAGCGCGCCGGATCGAAGACCGGAAGGAATAAGATGTCCGCCGCCCTGGATTTGCAGGATAAGGATCTGCTGCGCACCGAAGCGTTTATCGGCGGCGCGTGGGTTGCAGCCGACAAGGGCAAAAGCTTTGCAGTTTTGAGCCCCGCGAACGGCAGCGAACTGGTCGGAGTGGCCGATTGCGGCGTGGCGGAAACCAGGCGCGCGATCGAAGCAGCCGACGGCGCCGGGCCCGCATGGGCAGCACTGACCGGCAAGGAGCGCGGGCAAGTCTTGCGCCGTTGGTTCGATTTGATCACGCAGCATCAGGAAGATCTTGCGCGCATCATGACGGCCGAGCAAGGCAAGCCGCTGGCCGAAGCGCGGGGCGAGATCGCCTATGGCGCCGGGTTCGTCGAATGGGCGGCCGAGGAAGCGAAGCGGGTTTATGGCGATGTTGTCCCGCCCTTCCGCAAGGGTGCGCGCACGCTTGTGTTGAAGCAACCGCTTGGCGTCGTGGCCGCCATAACGCCGTGGAATTTTCCTTCCGCCATGATTACGCGCAAATGCGCACCTGCGCTGGCGACCGGGTGCACGCTTGTTATCAAGCCGGCGGAGCAAACGCCGCTTTCGGCGCTTGCGCTTGCCGTGCTGGCCGAACGGGCGGGATTGCCGCCGGGCGCGCTGAATATCGTGACCGCGCATGACCCCGCTCCGGTGGGCGCGGAGCTGACCGGCAATCCGCGCGTGCGCAAGGTTTCGTTCACGGGTTCGACCGAAGTTGGAAAACTTCTGATGCGGCAGGCGGCGGACGGCGTGAAGAAAATGTCGCTGGAGCTTGGCGGCAATGCGCCCTTTATCGTTTTCGACGACGCCGATTTGCCGCGCGCGGTCGAAGGCGTTCTGGCATCGAAATTCCGCAATGCGGGCCAGACTTGCGTATGTGCCAACCGCATTTATGTGCAGGCAGGCATATATGATGCGTTTGCAGCCGCGCTTGGCAAGGCCATGCAGGCGCTCAAGACCGGCCCGGGCGACGTGCCGGATGTGCATATCGGCCCGCTGATCGACGATGCGGCCATCCGCAAGGTCGAAACGCTGGTCGAGGATGCGAAGAAGCAGGGCGGCAAGGTAACGGCGGGCGGCGCGCGGCATGCGCTGGGCGGCTTGTTCTATGAACCGACCCTGATCGAAGGCGCACACGGCGCCATGCGGCTCGCGCACGAGGAAATTTTCGGCCCCGTGGCCGCGCTGTTCCGCTTTGGGGACGAAGCGGAGGTGATCGCGCTGGCGAACGATACGGAATACGGCCTCGCGGCCTATTTCTACACGCGCGATCTCGGCCGCGCCTTCCGCGTGGCCGAGGCGCTAGAAGCCGGCATCGTGGCAGTGAACGAAGGTGTTTTTTCGACCGAAACCGCGCCGTTCGGCGGCGTCAAGCAATCGGGTTTCGGGCGCGAAGGTTCGCATTACGGCACCGACGAATTCGTGAATGTGAAATACGTGCTGATGGGCGGAATAGACGGCGAGCCCGCTTAGCTGAAACGATCGGCGCGGAAGGGCGCCGGATCGCAGAATGGTTTTTCGCGGCACATCATCTCCGCCAGCAGCCGCCCGGAAACCGGGCCAAGCGTAAGGCCAAAATGGCCATGCCCGAAATTGAACCATAGCCCCTTGTGGCGGTGCGAAGGCCCGATGACGGGCAGGGAATCGGGCAGGCACGGGCGGTTGCCGTGCCACGGCGTCTGTTCGAGTGGTTCGCCCAAGGGGAACAGTTCGCGTGCGCGCGGCAAAACATGGCCCAGTTGCCGCGGCGTTGACGGCGCGTCGATGTTCGTGAACTCGGCGCCGGTGGTAATGCGCAGGCCTTGCTCCATCGGGCATATGAGGTAGCCGACCGAGGAATCGACGATGGTATTTGTCAATGTCGCGCCGTTTTGCGCGGCATAATGCATGTGATACCCGCGCTTGAAGCCGAGCGGGAAGCGATGGCCAAGCGGCGCGAGCATTTCACCCGCCCAGGGGCCGGCACAAACAGCAACCGCACGGGCGCGGATGTTGCCGCTCTCGGTCTTGACCGACCATGTATCGTCGCCCGGCGCGGCATGGAGCGGCGGCGATGCGAGCGCCGTGACTTCCGCGCGGACGAAAGTGCCGCCTTCGCGTGTGAAATAGTTTCCGTAGCCTTCGGTCAGTTTTCCCGGGTTGGTGACGCAACGGTTGCCCGGCCAGCGCACGGCTTTGTGGAACACGGGCTTGATGTGCGGTTCAATCTCCCGGAAGGAGGCGGGATCGAAGATGTCATACGGCACGCCCAGGCTTTCCGCGCCTTCGCGTTCATCCATATTGCGCTCGAAGCCTTCCGCAGTCCGGTAAAGCCTTACATAGTTGCCGTCAGACAAATATTGAACGGCGCCGGATTTTTGCATAAGGGCGTGATGTTCCTCGAATGCCCGCGCGATCAGGCTGCGTAGCAGGACACCGTGGAGCTTCCGTCTTTTGGGCGAGGATTGTATGTAAAAATCGAACAGCCATCCAAGATTGGCGGGCAGGCTTGGCAAATGCACGCGAATAGCCGTGCTGCGATCAAGCAGGGTATCGGCTATCTGCCGCAGGTTCGGGAAAGCGTAAGGCAGGGCGTAGGAATAGCTGATGACGCCGGAATTTCCGTATGATGTTTCGCGGCCCGGCGCGCTCCGGTCGATCAGAATAACCCGTTTGCCGCGTATCAGAAGATGCAGCGCGGTCGAAACGCCGACGATGCCGGCGCCGATGACGGCTGCATCATATGTGTCTTGGTTTTCCGTCAAGATCTGTCCGCGTCATTAAACCCGGCGGCGGCGGCGAAGGCTTTGCCGCGCTCGGTAAAATCCTTGAAAAGGCCATAGCTCGGCGCGGCGGGGGAAAGCAGAACCACGCCGCCCGCGGGCGTACCCGCCTTTGCCGCCACGATAACATCCTGCATGCCGGCGGCGGCGCTGACATTGCCGTGACCGCGCGTTTGCAGTTCCTGCATGATGCGTTTGCCGCTGGCGCCAAGGCAGATGACGGCATGGATTTTATGTTCGACGATATAATCGGCCAGCGGCGCGTAATCGATCCCCCGGTCGTGGCCGCCCGCAATCAGGGTAACGGGCTTGCCCCGGTAAACTTCCATTGCCGCGATGGCTGATTGCGGCGTGGTGGAGATGCTGTCATCCACGAACAGGATACCGCCGCGCTCACCCAGCTCGTGCTGACGGTGGGGAAGGCCGGTGAAATCATCCATTGCTGCAAGCGCCACGCGCGGATCGTGACCGAGCCGGCGGATCACCGTAAGCACGACACATATATTCACCATGTTATGCGCCCGCGCCAGATGGGCGTTTTGCACGGTGCCGAGAACGGTTTCGCCATCCTGCACCGTTGTGCCGTTTGCATGGATGCCATCCTGCGTTCCCGTAAGCGTGACGCCGGTGGCATCGAGCGCAAGCCCGGCCTGCGCGATGGCCTTGGCGGTTTCGTTGTTGATGACGGCGGCAGCCGCATGCGCGAACAGGTTGAGCTTGTCGCGGTAATAGGTTTCCAGCGTTTTGTGCCAATCGAGATGCTCGGGGTAAAGCGATGTCAGAACGGCGATATCACACTGGCCATCGAAATCGGCCGCTTGATAGCTCGACATCTCGATCACGGTACAGGTGGCATCGTCGCCGCCCACTTGCGTGACGGGCGTGCCGATATTGCCCGCCAGCGCCGTTTTCACGCCAAGCCGGTTCAGCGTATGCGCCAGCAGCGCGGCGGTTGTGCTTTTGCCCTTGGTGCCGGTGATGCACACGGTTTTGGTGCCGTGCGGCTCGGCGAACCAGAGATTGAGCAGCGATGTTA
This genomic interval from Alphaproteobacteria bacterium contains the following:
- a CDS encoding FAD-dependent oxidoreductase → MLTENQDTYDAAVIGAGIVGVSTALHLLIRGKRVILIDRSAPGRETSYGNSGVISYSYALPYAFPNLRQIADTLLDRSTAIRVHLPSLPANLGWLFDFYIQSSPKRRKLHGVLLRSLIARAFEEHHALMQKSGAVQYLSDGNYVRLYRTAEGFERNMDEREGAESLGVPYDIFDPASFREIEPHIKPVFHKAVRWPGNRCVTNPGKLTEGYGNYFTREGGTFVRAEVTALASPPLHAAPGDDTWSVKTESGNIRARAVAVCAGPWAGEMLAPLGHRFPLGFKRGYHMHYAAQNGATLTNTIVDSSVGYLICPMEQGLRITTGAEFTNIDAPSTPRQLGHVLPRARELFPLGEPLEQTPWHGNRPCLPDSLPVIGPSHRHKGLWFNFGHGHFGLTLGPVSGRLLAEMMCREKPFCDPAPFRADRFS
- a CDS encoding UDP-N-acetylmuramoyl-L-alanine--D-glutamate ligase, encoding MIRPRHKASPSCAALSRTSRSNAWARSRKARWRWKSYSPWRRGRPIILCESWAHNCRPGPRISAYCTIPCSPCGPATGCPTVSCGCCMKVIDLKNRKTVIWGTGREGAAAAQFIRKALPGHPLTFIDEAEGKDKIEGGYEVARKPSQIKAALEGVEVIVKSPGVSLYHPAIENLKQKGVVITSLLNLWFAEPHGTKTVCITGTKGKSTTAALLAHTLNRLGVKTALAGNIGTPVTQVGGDDATCTVIEMSSYQAADFDGQCDIAVLTSLYPEHLDWHKTLETYYRDKLNLFAHAAAAVINNETAKAIAQAGLALDATGVTLTGTQDGIHANGTTVQDGETVLGTVQNAHLARAHNMVNICVVLTVIRRLGHDPRVALAAMDDFTGLPHRQHELGERGGILFVDDSISTTPQSAIAAMEVYRGKPVTLIAGGHDRGIDYAPLADYIVEHKIHAVICLGASGKRIMQELQTRGHGNVSAAAGMQDVIVAAKAGTPAGGVVLLSPAAPSYGLFKDFTERGKAFAAAAGFNDADRS